The following are encoded together in the Candidatus Omnitrophota bacterium genome:
- a CDS encoding efflux RND transporter permease subunit, translating to MILSDISIRRPVFAWMLMLGLMFFGYISFGRLGVGRMPDVDFPVANIRVSWEGAAPEVMETDVVDVVEDAVTGIQGIREINSSVRQGQASVTVEFDIDRNIDVAIQEIQTKLSQAQRQLPRDMDPPTVSKSNPEDQPIMWITVTADGMPLRALMDYVQNYLEDRFTTIKGVGEVFLGGFSDRNLRVWIDAEKLTAYEMTVQDVIGAIERGHSEVPAGRLETSSQEFSVRAMGEALNTEEFGNIIILQRGGRPVYKPIYLKDVTTIEDGLADVRRISRRDGVQTVGIGIRKQRGSNEVDVGRRVLERLAEVQKESPEGIKVELNVNRVRFVEQSMHELTFTLILSAIITSLICWLFLGSISATLNILLAIPTSILGTFIVINFFGFTLNTFTMLALSLAIGIVVDDAIMVLENIVRYREKGHNPTEAASLGARQITFAAMATTFAVIAIFLPVAFMKGIIGKFFYQFGVTLSVAVAISLLEALTFTPMRCAQFLQIKEHQSFVGKAVETGFRRLAELYRKQLAWSLSHRAIVIIVSFSLFLASLGIAKILRKEFIPSQDQSMFFCRLQAPVGSSIEFTDQKFREAEKIITARPEVLRYFTAVGGFGGGEVNSGQIFVTLKDPKDRPVLDPFKRRPTHQDMMDYFRKELKKISDVKVSIQDPSLGGLASSRGYPVDMTLVGRSWNKLTELSEAIETKMKENPLLTDVDTNYEEGATEVRIFPDRQKASERGVSIDEIGQTINALIAGERVAKYTQGGRRYDVRVRLIPSQRTQIEDIENLWLWNNHGELVQLKDVITVSSKKTTTTITRKDRERAIALRANVKQGASQSDAIAAAHKIAKDILPEGYRIEAGGSTQTYRESFESLYLVLWLGIIIAYMVLASQFNSYIDPVTILLALPFSISGAFLGLWIANQSINIYSFIGIVLLMGIVKKNSILIVEFTNQLRAQGRSVTEALLEAGSVRLRPIFMTSFATIAAALAPALSLGPGSEVLRPMAVTVIGGVIVSTALTVFVIPCVYSLFARFEHKKLKATAEELPV from the coding sequence ATGATACTTTCTGATATCTCTATTCGTCGCCCTGTATTTGCCTGGATGCTTATGCTGGGATTGATGTTTTTTGGTTATATTTCCTTCGGGCGTTTAGGTGTCGGCCGTATGCCGGATGTTGATTTTCCTGTTGCTAACATTCGTGTTTCTTGGGAAGGGGCCGCGCCCGAAGTCATGGAAACGGATGTTGTCGATGTTGTCGAAGATGCGGTTACAGGCATTCAAGGAATAAGAGAAATTAATTCTAGCGTTCGCCAAGGGCAAGCCTCGGTGACAGTCGAATTTGATATTGACCGCAATATTGATGTCGCTATTCAGGAAATTCAAACAAAACTTTCCCAAGCGCAGCGCCAGCTTCCGCGCGATATGGATCCGCCAACGGTTTCAAAAAGTAACCCCGAAGATCAGCCGATCATGTGGATCACGGTTACCGCCGATGGCATGCCCCTGCGGGCTCTTATGGATTATGTCCAAAATTATCTAGAAGACCGATTTACGACGATCAAAGGCGTGGGCGAAGTTTTCTTAGGCGGATTTTCAGATCGAAATCTACGTGTTTGGATCGATGCCGAAAAACTTACCGCTTATGAAATGACCGTTCAGGATGTGATCGGTGCCATCGAGCGCGGCCATAGTGAAGTTCCGGCGGGACGCCTGGAAACATCATCTCAAGAATTTAGTGTTCGGGCGATGGGAGAAGCGCTTAATACGGAAGAATTTGGCAACATCATTATCCTGCAGCGCGGCGGACGGCCGGTCTACAAGCCCATTTATTTAAAAGATGTTACCACTATTGAAGACGGGTTGGCGGATGTGCGGCGCATTTCCCGACGAGACGGTGTTCAAACCGTTGGGATCGGTATTCGTAAACAACGCGGGTCTAATGAAGTTGATGTGGGGCGAAGGGTCTTAGAGCGTTTAGCGGAAGTTCAAAAAGAATCTCCTGAAGGGATCAAGGTCGAGCTTAACGTTAATCGGGTGAGATTTGTTGAACAATCCATGCATGAGCTAACGTTCACCCTTATTTTGTCGGCGATCATCACCTCTCTTATCTGTTGGCTCTTCTTAGGGTCAATATCGGCAACGCTCAATATTCTTTTGGCTATTCCTACGTCGATCTTAGGAACGTTTATTGTTATTAATTTCTTCGGGTTTACGCTTAATACCTTTACCATGCTGGCTCTTTCTTTGGCGATCGGTATTGTGGTGGATGATGCCATTATGGTTCTGGAAAATATTGTGCGTTACCGTGAGAAAGGGCATAATCCGACGGAAGCTGCTAGTCTGGGTGCCAGGCAAATCACCTTTGCGGCCATGGCGACGACGTTTGCCGTCATTGCTATTTTCCTTCCCGTGGCCTTTATGAAAGGGATCATCGGAAAATTCTTTTATCAGTTCGGCGTTACGCTATCTGTTGCTGTTGCTATTTCGCTTTTAGAGGCCCTCACTTTTACGCCGATGCGATGCGCGCAATTCTTGCAGATCAAGGAACACCAAAGTTTTGTCGGTAAAGCTGTTGAAACAGGTTTTCGGCGTTTGGCTGAGCTTTACCGTAAGCAGCTTGCCTGGTCTTTATCGCATCGCGCTATTGTTATCATTGTTTCGTTCAGTTTATTTCTTGCCTCGCTTGGAATAGCGAAGATCTTACGAAAAGAATTTATTCCATCCCAAGACCAGAGCATGTTTTTCTGCCGCCTGCAAGCGCCGGTGGGATCTTCCATTGAGTTTACAGATCAGAAGTTTCGTGAAGCAGAAAAGATCATTACAGCTCGCCCCGAGGTTTTGCGGTATTTCACGGCCGTGGGCGGTTTTGGCGGAGGAGAGGTGAACAGCGGGCAGATCTTTGTAACGCTAAAAGATCCTAAAGATCGTCCGGTACTTGATCCTTTTAAAAGGCGTCCAACACATCAGGATATGATGGATTATTTTCGAAAAGAACTGAAAAAAATATCTGATGTAAAGGTAAGCATCCAGGATCCGTCTTTGGGCGGCCTGGCGTCTTCGCGGGGATATCCGGTGGATATGACGTTGGTTGGCCGCAGTTGGAATAAATTAACCGAATTAAGCGAAGCGATCGAGACCAAAATGAAAGAAAACCCGCTACTTACGGATGTTGATACGAATTACGAAGAGGGCGCAACAGAAGTCCGTATTTTTCCTGATCGCCAAAAAGCCAGCGAACGCGGGGTCAGCATTGATGAGATCGGACAGACGATCAATGCGTTAATTGCCGGAGAACGTGTGGCGAAGTATACACAAGGCGGACGCCGTTATGATGTGCGGGTGCGCCTTATCCCTTCGCAACGTACGCAAATAGAGGATATTGAGAATTTATGGCTTTGGAACAATCATGGAGAATTAGTTCAGCTAAAAGATGTGATCACAGTTTCATCGAAAAAAACCACCACCACGATTACGCGCAAAGACCGGGAGCGTGCTATTGCGCTTCGGGCCAACGTGAAACAAGGCGCTTCTCAGTCCGACGCTATTGCGGCGGCGCATAAGATCGCGAAAGATATTCTGCCGGAAGGATACCGTATTGAAGCGGGTGGTAGCACGCAAACTTACCGCGAGTCCTTTGAAAGCCTCTATCTTGTTTTGTGGTTAGGAATTATTATTGCCTATATGGTTTTAGCGTCGCAATTTAACAGTTATATCGATCCCGTTACGATTCTATTGGCTCTGCCTTTCAGCATTTCAGGCGCGTTTTTAGGATTATGGATCGCTAATCAATCGATCAATATCTACAGTTTTATTGGGATCGTGCTCTTGATGGGGATCGTGAAGAAAAATTCTATTTTGATCGTGGAATTCACTAATCAATTGCGCGCGCAAGGCCGTTCTGTTACGGAAGCGCTTTTGGAAGCGGGAAGTGTGCGGTTGCGCCCGATCTTCATGACTTCGTTCGCGACCATTGCCGCGGCTTTGGCTCCGGCTTTGTCTTTGGGGCCCGGCTCAGAAGTATTGCGCCCGATGGCGGTAACTGTTATTGGAGGAGTTATTGTTTCAACAGCGTTAACAGTTTTTGTTATTCCTTGTGTGTATTCTTTGTTTGCCAGATTTGAGCACAAGAAACTTAAGGCAACTGCCGAGGAACTTCCGGTTTAA
- a CDS encoding nuclear transport factor 2 family protein has translation MKQSVSPNTEEWSKEQKEIWQHLERHWEILTQGKVKEFLEYIHPDFRGFGHESPLMLDKRWLTKWVGFWCENTKFPIYYISPISCGVFGNTAVLQYYLFTIEKNLEGGRRSVRRYTMTWMKENDKWQVIASHNNVINDTV, from the coding sequence ATGAAACAATCTGTTTCTCCGAACACAGAAGAATGGTCCAAAGAACAAAAAGAGATCTGGCAGCATCTTGAGCGTCACTGGGAAATCCTCACGCAAGGCAAGGTAAAAGAATTTTTAGAATACATTCATCCCGATTTCCGCGGTTTCGGCCACGAAAGCCCTTTAATGCTGGACAAGCGCTGGTTGACCAAATGGGTCGGTTTCTGGTGTGAAAATACCAAATTTCCGATTTACTACATCAGCCCTATCAGCTGCGGTGTTTTCGGAAATACGGCGGTTTTACAGTATTATCTTTTTACGATCGAAAAGAACTTGGAAGGCGGACGCCGTTCGGTACGCCGCTACACGATGACATGGATGAAAGAAAACGATAAGTGGCAAGTCATCGCCAGCCATAATAACGTCATTAACGATACCGTTTAG
- a CDS encoding RsmB/NOP family class I SAM-dependent RNA methyltransferase, whose amino-acid sequence MKHYFMNTCNLPEIFLQRLREIIPPEEFEYRYQLFSQRRALSLRVNTLKSNADEVGQILCENGFRFEPVSWYKHVLILQDTLPKDLDTTQILQKGLAYIQSLSSMLPVLALNPQPSENVLDMCAAPGSKTTQIASHMNNQGSIVALDAVRDRCYKLRSVISLLGVSIADVKFLDARKFKTNMLFDKILVDASCSAEGRFSTLEPKTLAYWSPRKIKEMVHKQRGILLAASRLLKSGGSLVYSTCTFSPEENEGVIDWFLRKTKENFKVEEIQMDFVPRYPSLLSWGQKDFRKEVKNCLRVLPTKDMEGFFITKLVKE is encoded by the coding sequence ATGAAACATTATTTTATGAATACCTGCAACCTCCCTGAAATATTCTTACAGCGCTTACGCGAAATTATTCCTCCGGAAGAATTTGAGTATCGCTATCAACTTTTTTCACAGCGCCGAGCTTTAAGCCTGAGGGTTAACACGCTAAAAAGTAATGCGGATGAAGTTGGTCAGATATTGTGCGAGAATGGTTTTAGGTTTGAGCCTGTTTCTTGGTATAAACATGTCTTGATCCTTCAAGATACGTTGCCCAAAGATTTGGATACAACACAGATCTTACAAAAAGGGTTAGCGTATATTCAGAGTTTGTCTAGCATGCTTCCGGTGCTTGCCTTGAATCCTCAACCCTCTGAAAATGTCCTAGATATGTGCGCGGCACCGGGAAGTAAAACAACGCAAATAGCATCTCACATGAATAACCAAGGGTCTATCGTGGCGCTTGATGCCGTGCGAGACAGATGTTATAAGTTGAGATCCGTTATTTCTCTTCTGGGCGTTTCTATCGCGGATGTCAAATTCCTAGATGCCCGAAAATTTAAGACGAATATGCTTTTTGATAAGATCTTGGTGGATGCGTCTTGTAGTGCGGAAGGGCGTTTTTCTACTCTGGAGCCTAAGACATTGGCTTATTGGAGCCCCAGGAAGATAAAAGAAATGGTTCACAAACAAAGAGGGATTCTCTTAGCCGCAAGCCGCTTATTAAAATCGGGAGGAAGCTTGGTCTATTCAACGTGCACTTTTTCTCCGGAAGAAAATGAAGGCGTTATCGATTGGTTCTTACGTAAGACAAAAGAGAATTTTAAGGTTGAAGAGATCCAAATGGACTTTGTCCCACGCTATCCGTCTTTGCTTTCCTGGGGGCAAAAGGATTTTCGTAAAGAAGTTAAGAATTGTTTGCGGGTTTTACCGACCAAGGACATGGAGGGATTTTTTATTACAAAACTTGTTAAAGAATAG
- a CDS encoding NADH-ubiquinone oxidoreductase-F iron-sulfur binding region domain-containing protein, producing the protein MSKPLPQELRILLPEDLKPVGSLKEYENLGGLSGLKKARAMKPLDVIAEVKASKLRGRGGAGFPAALKWETTVHDPSPNKYLVCNGSEGEPGTFKDRYLLRKNPYKLLEGLLIAAHAIGAKEVFIGLKEKFTLEVERVRSALKEMEQAGIAPAGYINIVLGPDEYLFGEEKALLEVIDGRGALPRIFPPYMQGVRFTPTDYNPTVVNNVETMSHLPNILSKGADWFKTIGSADTPGTMIFTLCGDVKNPGMYELPLGTPLKVLLEDIGGGPKDKKYPIKAVYSGVANRVITSEQFATPLDFGSMRSAGSGLGSAGFFVYDESVCIVHALLRLSEFLAKESCGQCQPCNMGCRIITNHLRRIEEGYGTKDDLDAISHECGKITNQTRCFLPVEEAALVSSTIQKFSKEFESHLGKTCPHSRVPFLPKIIDFDEYSKVFKFDDKG; encoded by the coding sequence ATGTCAAAACCTTTACCTCAAGAACTGCGCATTTTACTTCCGGAAGATCTTAAGCCCGTTGGATCCTTGAAAGAATACGAAAATTTAGGCGGATTATCCGGCTTAAAGAAAGCTCGCGCGATGAAGCCATTGGATGTGATCGCCGAGGTCAAGGCTTCTAAACTGCGCGGACGCGGCGGCGCCGGATTTCCGGCGGCTTTAAAATGGGAAACCACCGTTCATGATCCAAGTCCTAATAAATATCTTGTCTGCAACGGATCCGAGGGCGAGCCGGGGACGTTTAAAGACCGATATTTGTTGAGAAAAAATCCTTACAAACTTTTAGAAGGACTTTTGATTGCCGCTCATGCGATTGGCGCCAAAGAAGTTTTTATCGGTTTAAAAGAGAAATTTACTCTTGAGGTCGAACGTGTTCGGAGCGCTCTTAAGGAAATGGAGCAGGCAGGAATTGCGCCGGCCGGATATATTAATATTGTCTTAGGCCCCGATGAATACCTTTTTGGGGAAGAAAAAGCTCTTCTGGAAGTGATTGACGGGCGAGGCGCTTTGCCGAGAATTTTCCCGCCGTATATGCAAGGCGTACGTTTCACGCCGACCGACTATAATCCGACGGTCGTTAATAATGTTGAGACCATGAGCCACTTGCCGAATATTTTATCTAAGGGCGCGGATTGGTTTAAGACGATTGGAAGCGCGGACACGCCGGGAACGATGATCTTTACCTTATGCGGTGATGTGAAAAATCCCGGCATGTATGAACTTCCACTAGGAACACCTTTAAAAGTTTTGTTAGAAGATATCGGCGGCGGGCCTAAAGATAAAAAATATCCCATCAAGGCTGTTTATTCGGGCGTGGCTAATCGTGTTATCACATCGGAACAATTCGCAACGCCACTTGATTTTGGATCCATGCGTTCTGCCGGAAGCGGACTGGGTTCAGCCGGATTTTTTGTTTATGATGAAAGTGTTTGTATTGTGCATGCGCTGTTACGTTTATCGGAGTTTTTAGCGAAAGAATCTTGCGGCCAATGCCAACCTTGCAATATGGGTTGCCGGATCATTACCAATCATTTACGCCGCATTGAGGAAGGCTATGGCACCAAAGATGATCTGGACGCTATTTCTCATGAATGCGGAAAGATCACCAATCAAACACGCTGTTTTCTTCCCGTGGAAGAAGCTGCTTTAGTTTCCAGCACTATTCAAAAATTTTCTAAGGAATTTGAATCCCATTTAGGAAAAACTTGCCCACACTCCCGCGTTCCATTCTTGCCCAAAATCATCGATTTTGATGAGTATTCAAAAGTTTTTAAATTTGATGATAAAGGTTAG
- the tatA gene encoding twin-arginine translocase TatA/TatE family subunit has translation MSNIGFSELIIILLIVLLFFGAKRLPEIGQALGKAVKEFRNASKEMGNSIKDATKDDGNEKKS, from the coding sequence ATGTCTAATATCGGATTTAGCGAACTGATCATTATCCTTTTGATCGTCCTTCTTTTCTTTGGGGCGAAAAGGCTTCCGGAAATAGGCCAGGCCTTAGGAAAAGCCGTTAAAGAATTTCGTAATGCCAGCAAGGAAATGGGAAATAGTATTAAAGATGCCACCAAAGATGATGGAAACGAAAAAAAGTCATAA
- a CDS encoding response regulator, whose translation MVKRLIFIVDDEKELRKKYKKLLIKEGFKVVEASNALEVANILMREKSKLDLILLDINISEVDGRDIFDIIEEYVPGLPVIVTSVYPVSEQKLRIPKAVDYYHKLQKEESLIKKIKNALGLE comes from the coding sequence ATGGTTAAAAGACTTATATTTATTGTTGATGATGAAAAAGAATTACGAAAAAAGTATAAGAAGCTTTTAATCAAAGAAGGATTTAAGGTCGTGGAGGCTTCCAATGCTTTGGAAGTGGCCAATATCTTGATGCGCGAGAAAAGCAAGCTTGACCTTATCTTATTGGATATCAATATTAGCGAGGTTGATGGACGGGATATTTTTGATATTATCGAAGAATATGTTCCGGGATTGCCGGTCATTGTAACAAGCGTTTATCCGGTGAGTGAACAAAAGCTCAGGATCCCCAAGGCTGTCGATTATTATCATAAACTGCAAAAAGAAGAGAGCTTGATCAAAAAGATCAAGAATGCTTTAGGGTTAGAATAG
- the tatC gene encoding twin-arginine translocase subunit TatC has translation MMETKKSHNQLTFLEHLDELRSCLIRSILAIIVAACFFYQYIHQAMDFLIRPVGSVVFTSPAEALMAHITLTMLGAVLLASPYILYQIWNFISAGLKAQEQKLLSIFLPASLFLFILGALFAYFIILPIALKFFLSFSSSMLRPMITIGKYVSFVVTLVLSFAVVFELPVVIAILTTMGIVTPDFLRQKRRLAIVIILIVSAILTPPDCVSQLLMAIPIIVLYEISIGLAALINPSIHQKCQSCARES, from the coding sequence ATGATGGAAACGAAAAAAAGTCATAATCAGCTTACCTTCCTTGAACATCTTGATGAATTAAGAAGCTGCCTCATTAGATCCATTCTTGCTATTATTGTGGCGGCTTGTTTTTTTTATCAATATATTCATCAAGCCATGGATTTTCTGATCCGCCCTGTTGGCAGTGTTGTTTTTACTTCTCCGGCGGAAGCATTGATGGCGCATATTACGCTAACGATGCTAGGGGCTGTTTTATTAGCATCGCCGTATATTCTTTACCAGATCTGGAATTTTATTTCTGCGGGGCTTAAAGCTCAGGAACAAAAGCTGCTGTCTATTTTCCTTCCCGCCTCGCTTTTTCTTTTTATCTTAGGAGCCTTGTTCGCCTATTTTATTATTTTACCGATCGCGCTAAAATTCTTTTTAAGTTTCTCAAGCTCGATGCTGCGACCGATGATCACAATCGGAAAATATGTGTCATTTGTTGTGACACTGGTTTTATCATTCGCCGTTGTTTTTGAATTACCGGTTGTCATTGCCATATTGACGACGATGGGGATCGTTACGCCGGATTTCTTAAGACAAAAACGGCGTTTGGCGATCGTTATTATCTTAATTGTTAGCGCGATCTTAACTCCGCCGGATTGTGTGTCACAGCTTTTAATGGCTATTCCGATCATCGTGCTTTACGAGATCAGCATTGGGTTAGCTGCTTTGATCAATCCGTCGATTCATCAAAAGTGCCAATCTTGCGCCAGGGAGAGTTGA